One Heyndrickxia oleronia genomic window, CAACTGCAGCCCCACTCGGAGTATATCGTAAATCAGGATCTTTCGTTAAGCGACCTACTAATACTACTCGGTTCATCATCAGAATCAACTCCTTCCCTTATTCAAAGCTATGTTCCATGTGAAACATAGCAACTATTTAAATTATTCTTCTTCTTTTACGATGATGTGACGGATAATATCGCCACTAATCTTAGCAAGACGGTCAAATTCTTGAACCGCTTCTGGGTTAGCATTAACAGTAACTAGACGGTAGAAACCATCACGGAAGTCTTCAATTTCATATGCAAGACGACGCTTACCCCAGTCTTTAGATTCGATGATTTCCGCACCTTGAGTTGTTAGAATGTTATCAAAACGTTCAACTACAGCTTTTTTAGCTTCATCCTCAATATTTGGTCGGATAATGTACATAACTTCGTACTTTTTCATCTTTCTGTCACCTCCTTATGGACTATGCGGCCCTTTCTATAAAGGGCAAGGAGCAATGTATATTTACGGTCATTACTCACAATAAGAAATTATAGCATAATCACTGCTATGTTGCAATGGGATAGATATTTTTTACAAAAAGCGTATGCAGTTATACTATTACCATTACATTAACACGAATATACGTTCTATGCAAAGATTAAAGATATAATTTATAAAAAAATAAATCAATACCAAAAAAGGCAGTACGATGTATCGTACTGCCTTTTAAATAAAATCAAACATTAAATCTAAAGTGCATAACATCTCCATCTTGAACAAGGTATTCTTTCCCTTCAAGACGAACCTTCCCAGCTTCTTTTGCTGCAGTCATAGAACCACCAGCCATTAAATCATCATATGAAACTGTTTCTGCACGGATAAAGCCCTTTTCAAAGTCTGAATGTATAATACCTGCACATTGCGGAGCTTTCATTCCCTTTCTAAAAGTCCAAGCTCGAACCTCTTGAACACCTGCAGTAAAATAAGTAGCTAGTCCAAGTAAACTATATGCAGCTTTAATTAATTGATCTAAGCCAGATTCTTGAATTCCTAGCTCTGATAAGAACATTGCCTTTTCATCCTCATCAAGCTCAGCTATTTCCTCTTCAATTTTAGCACAAACCACAATAACTTCTGCACCCTCATTGGTTGCATATTCACGTACTTTTTGAACATATTCATTATTAGAAGGGTCTGCAACCTCATCTTCGCCAACATTTGCTACATATAAAATTGGCTTACTTGTTAATAAGTGAAGTCCTTTTACAAGCTTTAATTTTTCTTCAGTAAATTCTACTGAACGAGCTGGTTGATCAGATTCAAGCGCTTCTTTTAATTTAGCTAGCACTTCATATTCTGCTAATGCTTCTTTATCCTTTTGCTTTGCAAGTTTTTCTACACGGCCAATTCGTTTATCAACAGTTTCCAAATCGGCAAGAATCAACTCAAGATTGATAGTTTCGATATCGTCAATCGGATCTACCTTACCGGATACATGTGTGATATTTCCATCAGCAAAACAGCGAACAACATGACAAATTGCATCCACTTGGCGAATATGGGAGAGGAATTTATTTCCTAATCCTTCCCCTTTACTTGCACCTTTAACGATCCCAGCAATATCTGTAAATTCAAATGCTGTAGGTACAGTTTTTTTCGGTTGAACAAGTTCAGTTAATTTATTTAAACGTTCATCTGGAACCTCTACGATCCCAACATTCGGATCAATAGTACAGAAAGGATAGTTTGCAGATTCTGCTCCAGCTTTTGTTATCGCATTAAATAATGTAGATTTCCCAACGTTCGGCAATCCTACAATTCCGGCTGTAAGCGCCATATTCGGTCACTCCTCTAAAATATCTATTAAAATTATTGTTATCTCATCTATCGTAAACATACCTTGCTCAATTATATGAATTATCATAGAAAAGCGCAAGCGCCTTGATTAGCCCACATCCCAATAAAAGAAGCATGAATTTATTCTTCATGCTTCACTAATACCTTTTTCATTTTTCTCGCAAATTCTCTTCTGGGGATCATTACACTATGTCCACAGCCCTCGCATTTGATTCGAATATCCATACCCATACGTATTATTTTCCAACGGTTGGTTCCACAAGGATGTTGTTTTTTCATTTCTACTATATCATTCATTCCAAATTCTTTTTCCATATATTATTCCCTCCCAAATTGTTCATTCATCATTTCTTCACCATTACGTGAATACATGACTAACTTAGGAAATGGTGCCTTAATACCATAATGATCCAGTGTTAGTTTAATTTCCTTTCTTATCACTCTTGCAATATGCCAATGCATCATTGGTTTTGTTTCTGAAATGATCCGTAATTTTAAATCTGAAGTTCCTAATCCTTGAACACCTAATAATTCTGGTTTACTAATCATTTCTTCATACTTATCCTGAAGTCCTTCTAAAAGATTTTCAATTACATCTTCTGCCTTACTAATGTTCTCATCATAAGGAATATTAATATCTACCACAGCAATACTATTATTTATCGAATAGTTCGTTACCTCAGTTATATTTCCATTCGGAAGAATATGAATTTCACCTGTCCAGCTTTTTATCTTTGTCGTACGAAGTCCTATTTCCTCTACCGTACCAGTGAACTTTCCAATGCCTACATAATCCCCTACTGAAAATTGATCCTCAAAGATGATAAAAAAACCTGAAATAATATCTCGAACGAGACTTTGTGCTCCAAACCCTACTGCTAACCCTACAATTCCCGCACCTGCTAAAAGTCCTTTTACATCTACATTTAAAGTTGAAAGGATCGTTATTAATGAAATGAAATATATTAAATACGTTAGCATATTTTCTAAGAGCTTTAATAGAGTATTTTCCCTGCGTTCTGAAATACGGATGGGTGATTTAGCTCTCATCTTAAAAACATTGCGGATCATTATCTTTCCAATTCTAACAATAAGAGAAGAGACAACCAAGATGATAAAAATTTTTAATACTGTTTCCCCTATATTCATCCACATTTCTTCATTAAATAGTTTATCAACCACTTTTTCAGTGGACTTCTCCATATTATTCAATTCTTTCACCAGCCTATATAGAAAAAATGATCCTATCCAATTATTATAAAGGGTTAATTTTTTATTTTCCCTAAAACTGTCTCCATTTATGTATAGAAAAAAGCTTTCGTCCGTATACTGATAATACCATTGATGAGGAGTGGAACGAATGAATCTTGGAAAAAGGATATTTGAATACAATCAAGAAGAAAAGAAAATACCCTATGATGAACGGATGGCTAAGGATATTATTTCATCCCAACTATTATCTATGCTACCGAAGAAGAATAATCAACCATTAATTATTGTTTGTATAGGTACCGATCGATCAACTGGAGATTCATTAGGACCACTCACCGGAACGTTTTTACAAGAAAAAGGGCCGAGTATTTTCACAGTTTATGGAACACTAGATGAACCTGTCCATGCAGTAAACCTGGAAGAAAAAATTAAAATGATCTATGAAGTACATGATAATCCCTTTGTTATTGCCATCGATGCATGTCTAGGTAAACTTAAGAGTGTAGGAATGATCCAAATCATTGATGGACCGATTAAACCTGGTGCAGGAGTGAAAAAGGAATTGCCTTATGTTGGTGATATGCATATAACAGGGATTGTTAATGTAAGTGGATTTATGGAGTTCTTTGTCCTTCAAAATACACGTCTAAACTTAGTGGTAAAAATGGCAAGGACAATTGCGGGTGGTATTTATCGCGCAAGTCGTTCGTACGATCATTATTTATCCCTACAGGAAGCAAACTGGAATAATAATCAAGAAAGTACCATTTAAAATAACAGGGGAAGATATGACACTCCCCTACTATATTATTAATATTTGATAAAAATATATCAGTGTAACGATGATGGCCACAGCGAGTATACCCGGTAATAGATTTGCAACTCTAATTTTTATTAATCCTGTAATGTTAAGGCCGATTGCCACAATCATAATTCCTCCTGTTGATGTCATTTCAACAATGAATGAATTCATTAAATCATCTGGAACAATCCGATCAATTTGTGTGGCGAATATAGCAATAATCCCTTGATAGATCAACACTGGAATTGCTGAGAAAATCACACCAATCCCCAGTGTAGTTGTTAAAATTAATGCTGTGAAACCATCAATAATTGCTTTCGTAAATAAAACATTATGATCTCCACGGATTCCACTATCCAATGCACCAATTATAGCCATAGCACCTACAACAAAAATGAGCGTAGAGTTAACAAAACCTTCTGAAATATTTCCTTGCCCTTTGGCCCCAATCATTTTTTCAAGCCAATAACCTAATTGATTTAATTTGTCTTCTAATGCCAATGCCTCTCCAATAATTGCACCAAATACTAAACTTAAAATGACTATAAGGAAATGTTCACTTTTTATTCCCATTTGCAACCCTAATACAATTACTGCAAGGCCGATTGCATGCATTACCGTGCCTTTCATTTTTTCTG contains:
- the rpsF gene encoding 30S ribosomal protein S6 — translated: MKKYEVMYIIRPNIEDEAKKAVVERFDNILTTQGAEIIESKDWGKRRLAYEIEDFRDGFYRLVTVNANPEAVQEFDRLAKISGDIIRHIIVKEEE
- the ychF gene encoding redox-regulated ATPase YchF, with the translated sequence MALTAGIVGLPNVGKSTLFNAITKAGAESANYPFCTIDPNVGIVEVPDERLNKLTELVQPKKTVPTAFEFTDIAGIVKGASKGEGLGNKFLSHIRQVDAICHVVRCFADGNITHVSGKVDPIDDIETINLELILADLETVDKRIGRVEKLAKQKDKEALAEYEVLAKLKEALESDQPARSVEFTEEKLKLVKGLHLLTSKPILYVANVGEDEVADPSNNEYVQKVREYATNEGAEVIVVCAKIEEEIAELDEDEKAMFLSELGIQESGLDQLIKAAYSLLGLATYFTAGVQEVRAWTFRKGMKAPQCAGIIHSDFEKGFIRAETVSYDDLMAGGSMTAAKEAGKVRLEGKEYLVQDGDVMHFRFNV
- a CDS encoding DUF951 domain-containing protein, which translates into the protein MEKEFGMNDIVEMKKQHPCGTNRWKIIRMGMDIRIKCEGCGHSVMIPRREFARKMKKVLVKHEE
- a CDS encoding mechanosensitive ion channel family protein, with translation MNNMEKSTEKVVDKLFNEEMWMNIGETVLKIFIILVVSSLIVRIGKIMIRNVFKMRAKSPIRISERRENTLLKLLENMLTYLIYFISLITILSTLNVDVKGLLAGAGIVGLAVGFGAQSLVRDIISGFFIIFEDQFSVGDYVGIGKFTGTVEEIGLRTTKIKSWTGEIHILPNGNITEVTNYSINNSIAVVDINIPYDENISKAEDVIENLLEGLQDKYEEMISKPELLGVQGLGTSDLKLRIISETKPMMHWHIARVIRKEIKLTLDHYGIKAPFPKLVMYSRNGEEMMNEQFGRE
- the yyaC gene encoding spore protease YyaC; this translates as MNLGKRIFEYNQEEKKIPYDERMAKDIISSQLLSMLPKKNNQPLIIVCIGTDRSTGDSLGPLTGTFLQEKGPSIFTVYGTLDEPVHAVNLEEKIKMIYEVHDNPFVIAIDACLGKLKSVGMIQIIDGPIKPGAGVKKELPYVGDMHITGIVNVSGFMEFFVLQNTRLNLVVKMARTIAGGIYRASRSYDHYLSLQEANWNNNQESTI
- a CDS encoding DUF554 domain-containing protein, which produces MVLLGTIVNALCIIIGSLLGKLLHRIPEKMKGTVMHAIGLAVIVLGLQMGIKSEHFLIVILSLVFGAIIGEALALEDKLNQLGYWLEKMIGAKGQGNISEGFVNSTLIFVVGAMAIIGALDSGIRGDHNVLFTKAIIDGFTALILTTTLGIGVIFSAIPVLIYQGIIAIFATQIDRIVPDDLMNSFIVEMTSTGGIMIVAIGLNITGLIKIRVANLLPGILAVAIIVTLIYFYQILII